GGCTtatgaaagaaacaaaaaatatacagtatatatatattacattacattcatcTGAGCAGATAAAAGATAAATTGAATAAAGttttaaatttgacaaaatatttgacGAGGCCTCTCTTGCCTTCCCCTAAAACTTATAACACACTAATGCAATCAGTTCTGCATTTATGTGTGGATTACCGGTCCATTGTCAGTGTAATTATGACTAGTGGCTAGGTTCAGGTCTGCATGTGCAATTCCACCCCAATGGGATTTTTGTCTTACAGCCACTGTTGCTAGTAGTTTTCCAAGGTCACTATCTACTCAGCTAAGCCACTAGCCAAAATCCTCCACTTTGCAAAAAGATAAAGGTactgtaactgcatgcatttgtttagaCATTTGATTTGTAACAGAATAATAATGGTTTAGCAGGATACAAGTCTCATGATTTGTCAATAAGTTGTCCATAATTCATGGAAGTTTTAACCCCTTCATTCTAAATCGTACTTGCCAAAATGAAAGTTAACCATTGTTTATCAATGGAATTTGTAATGATAAGGCCATTACCTcaggtaagaccatggatggctccacATTACTGTAAGGTTAATTTTGATAGTCTTTTCTAAAAAACAAACTATAGTAacttttatgaagaaaaaaagaacctaaacacatttagaaacgtgtaactacaactttcacagttgtaataaaatcaAGTCTAATAGATTCACCATAATAGATTTCAGTAAGTGTTaatgcagttaaaaaaaattaaaaaaaggaaagatgatgtgtattttaaaaactgatgATGTTTATTTGTCTCCTCTTTACCTCAACAGTGCTGATTATAATGTAGGGGCTGTCTAGCAGTTTGAGGGTTTGATATATAGCTTTATACTAGAATGTTCTCTGCAGAATTTAAATGGGTCACATAAGTTTTGTGGTCTCCACCAGCTGCTGCGATATTGAGTGAAGCCGGACAGAATTACACAAGTTTCGCTCTGCGTTGTCCCAGAGCTCTGGCGATCTGGTCTCTTAAGATGTGCACTGCGGTGGCATGCTTCATTCGCCCTGCACAGATGCATGTGTAAGTTATGAGAGGCgtatttagtgcttataaagaGCTGAATGCGAGATGAATACAGTTAAATTTGCTTCGGCAGTTGCTCCGAGTTGCCCAACATTCAAACGTCTTCCACCAAAGTGGCTAGTAAGATTGACGGAGAAACCCCCCACTGCTGATTTTTACCAGCATTTGGCTGGTGTAATTGTCAAACCCTGCACACAACCCTGGAACATTATTTAATTAGCTATTTATTTGttcatctctctcactctctctctctctctcctctttgcaGGTAAATACGTCTATCAACCCATGACCAGCGTTTGTCAGCTTCCCAGCACATCAGTTCCTGTTGCCCCCTCAGATCATACCCACACCATGAACCTTTCAATCTCCCTGACTGAGCGCTTCCTCAGGACAGCTCCCAAGTTTCGAACTCCACCTTGCCAAGAATCGCCCAAATTCTGTGTCATCTCTGACCTCTTTGTGGATGATTACATGGTTAAACGTAtcaatggtaaaatgtgttacgTACAAAGACCGCCTCCACCAACGGCAAAACCAACACACAAACCTCAAACTCCAGCACCTCAGCCTGCACCCCAGCGTACCAATAAGCACACGCACCAGGTGGGCCCCATCGTAAAACATGCTCAACCGAGCGAGCTCTCAGGCCATAAAATGGACCACTGCTCCTCTCCCTCCAGCTCAGAAGATTCTGGAATAAATGCATTGGGTCTGCACTACATGGAATCATGCGATGAGGACTCCTGTgtggatgatgaggaggaggaagaggaagatgatgagCTGAGTACCGATGTCGACTCCAGCCCTGGTAGCCTCTGGGACCAGGATGAGTGCACTTTACTGTCACCATCCAAATCAACTGTTGAAATCATTGAGAATATTGAGACTACAGTTTGATGTGCCTGTCAGTTCATACCACAACTGAGAAATTGAATTTATCCATGAAATGGATCTCTATTGAATTGAGAAATGGAATAACTCAGTCACGTAAACATTTCCCCACACTGTCCTACAGGTGCATGAGCTCCATCAGTTGATACGAGCACACACGCTGTTATAGCAATGGCATCAGAAGTTGTCCCAGAAAAACTCTAGACATGAGTCATGGGGACTTCTCTCCTGTACTTAATGCAACTCTCATTCTCCCTATAGTCTGTTCCCTTACGCATGATGAAGCTGATGTTCGTTACACACAAGTGAGTGCACTGACATACACATATAGTGGAGACTATGACCAAACGGAACTCAATGCATGATAGAATATTTCATGGATGAACAGATGTATCAAAGTCTAACTTTGAAGTTTCCCGGGGTATATTGACTCCCTAGAGAGCCCAGCTGCATTCTGTTCTACACATAGAAGCGAAAGAGTTAAAGGGTGATGAAATACAGTGAGACTGAGAGTAAGGCGGGCTGTGTGTGTTTTAGGAGGATGGAGAGCATTACAAAGATAGAAGGAaaaagagtgagacagagagagaagctTTAAACCTCCTGTTAGCAGAATCAGTCAGAGCAGTGGCTAAATCATGCATAAGCTCAGAGAATGGTAATGAAACTTTCTGATGAAAGGAGGTTGAGGCTTCGTGCTTGAGGGAATGACCCTTCTCTCAAATacataaacactctctctctcctcacacacacacacacacacacacacagagattccCTAGAGGTACTGCCAAGTGTACATTTCCAGACGGTACTTCTCTGACAGAGTGTGTAGGAGGGACAGATCCTCCCATCTTTATAGTATACAGTCCTCAAGGTTAGCAGCTTCTTTAAAGTTTAATACATTCAAGCTTTTTGACAATCACTTATTGTTCAATGCAGTAcgtttaaagaaatagttaactcaaaaatgaaaattatgttattatttattctccctaatgttgttccaagcctgtttgttgttgatttttttttttcattgaatataAAAAGGAGAAATTTGTTTATGCAGCTCTTTTCAATACAAAGAAAGTTCATAGTGAACATGGGATTTCATataccaaaaaggacaaaaaaacaggtttggaactaGTGAGTAAAAAGCTACATGATTTTCATTCTAGggttaacttttcctttaagataAATTCATTACAGATTAATCTGCGTCTATACCGCTATGGAGAATGcagttttaaaatgacaaaagcaGAGGAACGCTTATTGTCACTGAAAGTTCACTCAATTATTGTCAATCAGATCTTCAATGGCTGCAAAAGTTTTTCAGTTTTTCTAATTAAAGGTCTTAGAACGTTTCCCACTTTAGACTTGATAGTCTGTTTGGAAACcttagggtgttttcacacttgggtCCTCTTTAAAATAACCAAACTCAAACCCCTTTAAGTTAAAAAAGACCCAGTTCTCTTTGCATTCAcgctgtaaaaaacaaacaaacttgcagctgtggttgccagattatgtaaaaaatacagtaaaaatgtaaacaactttacagaacaacctgtcaATTTTACAGTTTTAAGCTTTTGTTTTTACGGTATATTTTATTGTGCAGTACCgtcgtttatattattaaatgataaacttaatatattaaccttctgaaactgtaagaatctgcttttcactttataatgtattgtcaatcaccatagtaattacagaagggcacatgatgacatgaagttcataaatagtggcccttccaggagtaatgaccaataaacatgtaaagacagtgctcagtgtcactcacacaaacatcatcagggtaacacgtgtgccattttaattatgcaataaacattataaactacatcaaatataacagagAAAACCCCaatgtatataaattatattaaaaataagaagaaacaactatTCCCATAGAATATAATGAAATGGTTTTTTACCGTAATTTTCACAATAATTTACAGTGATATAATCTCTTGTTAAATATAATAGAAACATATTTTAACTGTTATActggaaaatcatactttttacatctaaatttgaccataaaactacatgtactgtctttaaaaatcaatttaaaaacaattacgTATATTTTACGGTAACTTCTCACTAACCAATTTACGTATTTTTACTCTTTcgtattttagcatttttagtcttttattgatttttttttttacagtgcactaTTGTGACCTCTCAGTCACAATAGTGCATGAGTGCATGGGCTCAGATCTCTTTTTGGTCCTCTTGACATGTTACAGGGTCTCAACACATTTTGCATTCACACTGTTGTTTTCGTGGGACCCAGACCaatttttaaaagacaaaattgatgataattattattatgactaTATTAAATGTAAGAGTATGGCTACATATTAACTTATGATATTATTAACCATGTTAAATAACCTTAAAATGAATCATTATCAATAGTACAGGTGTCTTTGTTCAATAAAACTTTTTATTGATCTTCTACATAAAAAAAGATCTGTATTGCAtagtataaatatataacatcttgttttattattattaatagggaAAAGCAGTGCATTAAACTGAatgcattgtatttttttatatagtaatAATTCTATATTGAGGCAAAATACagaataagaaattaaataatggaTTATGTTAGATTAGTCCCATTGCCAACAAAAAATTTGATTGATCATTGTTTTATCTATTGACAGTTTAGGGCAACATCCATCAATtgaaaataatagtaaaatatttatatgGTGAGCTCTTATTTGTCACGCATCTTTCCAATGCAGTTTGGTTAAACCTTTTAACATTTGCACAAAACACTGAAGTAAGatctttgagtttgttttgtgaggaGTTTAAATAGTTTTCATCTGCAACTTACACTGTAATCTCTGTAATCTGGTGTACGGTAACATGTCAGGATCAAATATGTTTGGAATTACTCGAAAGGGAAAATCAAGTGAGCCCAGAGTGATGTGTGTTCACAAGGCATTCCCGGGGTGGTCGGTTCACTTTAAAGGGGTCTGAGGTCGTTTGGATTGTTCACGGATGGGCCAAAAATCCTGTGAACTGCCCCTGAAATGGACCAAGAGTTAAAACACCCTTATGCACCTTATACACCTTATACACCCTAACCctcttatttaaattattaaactattGTACCAAGATAACAAATGTGTAACCTAAATACCCAAAAGCACAGTTTCTACTGGTCCAAAAGGAAATCAGTTTGCAGAATGTGTCAGGACTGCTGTGTCAAGAAGTGCTTCACCATCCTGCATTATTAAGAACATGTAaccatttcagtgtgtgtgtttttttcttctttcttttctgttAGGACTTGGCTAAATGTGTCAGCATATTGGAGGTTAAGGTGCTAGAATGCTGTGATTTTACAATCTCATTCACTGCTGTGTTAAAGTATGGTCTgaaatgaaatatcaaaattgCACAAGAGAATTCACAAATCAATATCTTGCTCACAACTTTATGAAAAAAGATTAAAAGGACTACAGGAATACCTATACTGGCCGGATGGAAACCGGGTAAACCCCTTTTAAAATCTACCCGGTTTATCGCCAGTAATGGCTCCAGGATGAAACTAGCTTACCATTTGCCAAACCCATGTAATAAGCACAGGTGACTCACtgcctaaaaaaaaatgtatatatatatatgtatatatatccatTTTGGAGTATGCAGAAAAACTGATGAACCCTCTTAACATCCCAGAAGGACCACAATCTAGATATGGTGCAGTGTGATGATACTTTCCCTGTCTCTGCAGTTTCATATCAGGGACTGATACTGTAGCTACACATATATACGGTTGATACACAAATGTTTATGTATTATTCAAATAGATCCCACTGCTTTTTTTTTCCAACTATTGTTAACTCACCTCTTATTTTTCATATAAAGgacagaaaataaaaatggcttcCTTCATTCTTTCAACTATTGTtatctaaccttttatttttcatataaaggACAGAAAATAAGAATGGCTTCCTTCATTCTTGTTGTCTGAGCAGATctgaactgaaataaaataacatttattcttATAATAATATACTATTTTTATCTTATATTGGGgcttttcctctttttttattcATGAAGACAGTGAGAGTAGAGACAGGGTTTTGTATTTTGTCAGCTTTATCTGTTTATTTTGAATTCTAGATAATCCTGGAGAATTTTCAGTTCGATTTACTTCCTCAATCATCAGAAGAAAGGCTACATGGGGACTATACAAGCCCCcagaataaaatgttatttatcaaAGTTGCTCTTACACACCTCTGGAGACTTTTTTACTTGATGTTCTCAAAAATGTGACATAGTATCAACTTTGCTTCATATGTTTCTCCTAGAATTGCTTAGGAGAAATAAAATAGACACATCTAGACATTGGCATACAATTAgcatagagctataaaatgataTTGGTTACATACCTCAGATCAATTTATCTGGGAAGATCTtcaggagaaaaatctgagaagcaggagacttaagcaaacatttactttcaatgtatctcattgctgaagaaaaaaaaagagataaataaatctgtgatttctttttcttttggggggaacacttaaagtgatagttcaaccaaaaatgatagttcacccatcatttactcaccctcatggcatcccagatgtgtatttcttctgcataacacaaatatatatatattttaaagtatatctaatctctgtaagtccatacaatgcaagttaatggtgaccagaactcagaaggtcaaaaaaacaaataaagtcagcataaaatgaatccataattCTCCAGCGAAGTGATATCATAGGTGTTGgtacaaaaacaaatcaatgtttaagtaacttttcttttttgtactataaattgccacctttgaccagccccgactaataggtggctgaatgtgaaagttaaagtcagttccacaccagaatgtggagatttatattaaaaaaggacataattattgatccgtttctcaccaacTCCTATGATATCGCTTCTCAAGGCATgaataaaaccactggagtcgtatggattttatgctacatttgtgctttttggatcttctgagttctggccaccattcacttgcattgtgaggaccaacagagattagttattcttctaaaaaattattattatatcatacacatctgggacagcattagggtgagtaaatgatgagagaaatttcatttttggttgaacaatccctttaagtccCATTTAAACTTCTGCAACAAACCTACGGCAATGGCTCTGCGTAGTGGCTAACACTGTGTGTAACCCTTTTTGAAGGCATTGGAGCAGTGAGACCTTGCACCTACTAGG
This DNA window, taken from Xyrauchen texanus isolate HMW12.3.18 chromosome 5, RBS_HiC_50CHRs, whole genome shotgun sequence, encodes the following:
- the c5h3orf70 gene encoding UPF0524 protein C3orf70 homolog; the encoded protein is MAASCGQKSEKLDEAQALARSCAGRPDFLPCDGLSICATHSHGKCFKLHWCCHLGWCHCKYVYQPMTSVCQLPSTSVPVAPSDHTHTMNLSISLTERFLRTAPKFRTPPCQESPKFCVISDLFVDDYMVKRINGKMCYVQRPPPPTAKPTHKPQTPAPQPAPQRTNKHTHQVGPIVKHAQPSELSGHKMDHCSSPSSSEDSGINALGLHYMESCDEDSCVDDEEEEEEDDELSTDVDSSPGSLWDQDECTLLSPSKSTVEIIENIETTV